A genomic stretch from Lathyrus oleraceus cultivar Zhongwan6 chromosome 2, CAAS_Psat_ZW6_1.0, whole genome shotgun sequence includes:
- the LOC127119216 gene encoding uncharacterized protein LOC127119216, giving the protein MAVSLTRLSWWLWGGSKEKKPVVDGNTSSLKESESLKFPLVKGTNQRRVKKKWRSREEKRVDRECDVVLVSSDGGGGCLSGSESDDSDWSIGWLEPHGSDFQSDDESDSSFAVLVPCYRPGCKEVEGSNNHLLTAIKNLPNEFSSAGNNYLEQWLASLQKF; this is encoded by the exons ATGGCTGTGTCTTTGACACGTTTGTCTTGGTGGTTATGGGGTGGTAGTAAGGAAAAGAAGCCTGTTGTTGATGGCAATACATCTTCACTGAAAGAAAGTGAGTCTTTGAAGTTCCCTTTGGTGAAGGGAACAAATCAAAGGAGGGTTAAGAAGAAGTGGCGGAGTAGGGAAGAGAAGAGAGTTGATAGAGAGTGTGATGTTGTTTTAGTATCATctgatggtggtggtggttgtttATCAGGCTCTGAATCTGATGACTCAGATTGGTCTATTGGGTGGTTAGAGCCTCATGGTTCTGATTTTCAGAGTGATGATGAGTCTGATAGTAGTTTCGCTGTTTTGGTTCCTTGTTATAGACCTGGCTGCAAGGAAGTGGAGGGATCAAATAATCATCTTTTGACCGCGATCAAGAATCTACCAAATGAATTTTCTTCTG CCGGAAACAATTACTTGGAACAATGGTTGGCTTCACTTCAGAAATTTTGA